In one Desulfomicrobium macestii genomic region, the following are encoded:
- a CDS encoding Bax inhibitor-1/YccA family protein: MNFQTVSQTRTDVQATNLFLRGVYNWMSLGLGLTAVVAYAVATTPAIAQVIFANPIIFWGLIIAQFGLVLAISGGVHRMSAGTATGLFLLYSALTGATLSSILLVYTAASIFKAFIVCTGMFAAMSVYGATTKKDLTGWGSFLFMGLIGIIIASIVNIFMASSALDFVISGIGVLIFTGLTAYDTQKLKVMGESAPMDDTVAVRRGTILGALTLYLDFINLFLFLLRFFGSSRN; encoded by the coding sequence ATGAACTTCCAGACTGTTTCCCAGACCCGCACCGATGTGCAGGCAACGAACCTTTTCCTGCGCGGGGTCTACAATTGGATGAGCCTGGGCCTGGGGCTGACCGCTGTGGTCGCCTACGCCGTGGCCACCACGCCCGCCATCGCGCAAGTCATCTTTGCCAATCCCATAATTTTCTGGGGCCTGATCATCGCCCAGTTCGGCCTGGTGCTGGCCATATCCGGGGGCGTTCATCGCATGTCCGCCGGAACCGCCACGGGACTTTTTCTGCTGTACAGCGCCTTGACCGGCGCCACGCTGTCGTCCATCCTGCTGGTCTACACGGCGGCCTCCATCTTCAAGGCCTTCATCGTCTGCACCGGCATGTTCGCGGCCATGAGCGTCTACGGCGCCACTACCAAGAAGGACCTGACCGGCTGGGGCAGCTTCTTATTCATGGGGCTCATCGGCATCATCATCGCCTCCATCGTGAACATCTTCATGGCCAGCTCCGCCCTTGATTTCGTCATCAGCGGCATTGGCGTGCTCATCTTCACCGGCCTGACCGCCTACGACACCCAGAAGCTTAAAGTCATGGGCGAGTCCGCGCCCATGGACGATACCGTGGCCGTCCGTCGCGGCACCATCCTCGGCGCGCTGACCCTTTACCTGGACTTTATCAATCTGTTTCTCTTTTTGCTGCGATTCTT